A genomic region of Streptosporangium lutulentum contains the following coding sequences:
- a CDS encoding helix-turn-helix transcriptional regulator, with protein MTAVADARGSTPRPGDDGCALLAGKLAPPRLHVAVLPRTRIQRRIDRAVQRRAVSIIAPAGSGKTVACASWSTDGDGAHDVAWLTLDSEDNRPRRFWPHLAAALGRVHPSLRVPAPDRAPTMDLVGEIVEAVSGRDRPIVLVMDDVHELDRPEILHGLDLLLRHAPPQLRLLLSGRRRPALQLSRLRVSGDLVEMGAEDLAWTESEAAEYFRAAGLPVDTKQVAELVRRTGGWSTGLRLACLWLKDRNGADPRDPDRRDPDRGGVNPGDMDPESADPESADPESADPESADPESADPETVNRRGLGRGEMERLVRGFTGNSRIVGDYFRDEVISRQDPEIRRFLLRTSIASPLDAELAGALTGTADAARILDRLSRENCFLETIDADPPGYGFQPLFREFLQAELGRESPEDVPHLLREAARRHRSNGRPLDALRAAVAGADWGHAAEILAEDDVRVLLRAGDGELSAILARLPPELTSTTPMVALAHAWIRLITGDPDAAGPYLEAAERSAGTVEPHPGRLIAALNLLRVWMSGDCAPEDLSTARQALRRTGGVPSPSAAERRAAGCLLLALGLAHAWNAEFVSAGTALRRAVRELEAGDFPALTGFATACAALADAIRGDLTGAEETIGAVQSDPARPEETGGLLRTPASAPDGPLRPHPIADLALAWVHLERDEPADVHRLLDRIEPWPRRRPPGEGPVSAFATLIRARALVAEGETAAARSCLAELHRRRRPPTRLIQAVTLLDVAWFPAADLPGALPLDPTAPNPTAPEPPAALKPTTDEAGPSPLASNAVAVGRLHLMRNDPARALAAVRDCLSGTAGETRPLDSIAALLVASAAHRRLGAVSLSAELLDQALELAEPHRARRVFLDGGRSVRSLLTILVPPNDPRLPFGTEILRRFERGAVNPQGEEAPSLTQCELAVLRFLPSHMTNKEIAEDLFLSVNTVKTHLRSVYRKLGVTTRREAINQAARRGFV; from the coding sequence ATGACGGCTGTGGCCGATGCGCGGGGATCCACTCCCCGGCCGGGAGACGACGGTTGCGCGCTGCTGGCCGGCAAGCTCGCGCCTCCCCGTCTCCACGTGGCCGTGCTGCCCCGGACCCGAATCCAGAGGAGGATCGACCGCGCCGTCCAACGCCGGGCCGTCTCGATCATCGCTCCCGCCGGCTCCGGCAAGACCGTCGCGTGCGCGTCGTGGAGCACGGACGGCGACGGGGCTCACGACGTCGCCTGGCTCACCCTCGACTCCGAGGACAACCGGCCGCGCAGGTTCTGGCCTCACCTGGCCGCGGCGCTCGGGCGGGTTCATCCGTCTCTGAGGGTCCCGGCGCCGGACCGTGCTCCGACGATGGATCTCGTCGGCGAGATCGTCGAGGCGGTCTCCGGGAGGGACCGGCCGATCGTCCTGGTGATGGACGACGTTCACGAGCTCGATCGGCCGGAGATCCTGCACGGCCTCGACCTCCTGCTCCGGCATGCCCCGCCACAGCTTCGTCTCCTGCTGTCGGGACGCCGCCGGCCCGCCCTCCAGCTCTCCCGGCTGCGAGTCTCCGGCGATCTGGTGGAGATGGGAGCCGAAGATCTCGCGTGGACCGAGTCCGAGGCCGCTGAGTATTTCCGGGCGGCGGGCCTGCCGGTCGACACGAAACAGGTGGCGGAGCTGGTGAGACGCACCGGCGGATGGAGCACCGGCCTGCGCCTGGCCTGCCTGTGGCTGAAGGACCGGAACGGTGCTGATCCGCGCGACCCGGACCGGCGCGACCCGGACCGGGGCGGCGTGAACCCCGGGGACATGGACCCGGAGAGCGCGGACCCGGAGAGCGCGGACCCGGAGAGCGCGGACCCGGAGAGCGCGGACCCGGAGAGCGCGGACCCGGAGACCGTGAACCGGCGCGGCCTCGGTCGGGGCGAGATGGAGCGGCTGGTGCGCGGTTTCACGGGAAACAGCCGCATCGTCGGCGATTACTTCCGTGACGAGGTGATCAGCCGCCAGGATCCCGAGATCCGCCGTTTCCTTCTGCGTACCAGCATCGCCTCGCCGCTCGACGCCGAGCTGGCCGGCGCGCTCACCGGGACGGCCGACGCGGCGCGGATCCTGGACCGGCTGAGCCGGGAGAACTGCTTCCTCGAAACGATCGACGCCGACCCGCCGGGGTACGGCTTCCAGCCGCTCTTCCGGGAGTTCCTCCAGGCCGAACTGGGGCGCGAGTCCCCCGAGGACGTGCCCCACCTTCTCCGCGAGGCGGCGCGCCGGCATCGATCGAACGGCAGGCCGCTGGACGCCCTGCGGGCCGCGGTCGCCGGGGCGGACTGGGGACACGCCGCCGAGATCCTGGCCGAGGACGACGTGCGCGTCCTCCTCCGGGCCGGGGACGGCGAGCTCTCCGCGATCCTCGCGCGGCTTCCGCCCGAGCTCACCTCCACCACGCCGATGGTGGCCCTCGCCCACGCCTGGATCCGGCTGATCACCGGAGATCCCGACGCGGCCGGGCCGTACCTCGAGGCGGCGGAGAGATCCGCCGGGACCGTGGAGCCTCACCCCGGCCGGCTCATCGCCGCGCTGAACCTCCTCCGGGTCTGGATGAGCGGCGACTGCGCCCCGGAGGACCTCTCCACCGCCCGTCAGGCGCTCCGCCGGACCGGCGGCGTACCGTCGCCCTCGGCCGCCGAGCGCCGAGCGGCCGGTTGCCTGCTGCTGGCGCTGGGGCTCGCTCATGCCTGGAACGCCGAGTTCGTCTCGGCCGGTACGGCCCTGCGCCGAGCGGTGAGGGAACTCGAAGCCGGTGATTTCCCGGCCCTGACGGGTTTCGCGACGGCGTGCGCGGCGCTGGCCGACGCGATCCGGGGCGATCTGACGGGGGCCGAGGAAACGATCGGGGCCGTCCAGAGCGATCCGGCCCGTCCGGAGGAAACGGGCGGCCTTCTCCGCACCCCGGCTTCGGCTCCGGACGGGCCGCTGCGACCTCATCCGATCGCCGACCTCGCCCTCGCCTGGGTGCACCTGGAACGCGACGAACCCGCCGACGTCCACCGGTTGCTGGATCGGATCGAGCCGTGGCCACGGCGGCGGCCTCCGGGAGAAGGACCGGTCTCCGCGTTCGCCACCCTGATCCGAGCGCGAGCCCTGGTCGCCGAGGGCGAGACCGCCGCCGCCCGATCATGCCTGGCGGAACTCCACAGGCGGCGCCGACCGCCGACCCGCCTCATCCAGGCGGTCACCCTCCTCGACGTCGCCTGGTTTCCGGCGGCCGACCTTCCCGGCGCCCTGCCCCTGGATCCGACGGCTCCGAACCCCACCGCCCCGGAACCTCCGGCGGCCCTGAAGCCCACGACTGACGAGGCCGGCCCCTCGCCGCTCGCTTCGAACGCCGTCGCCGTGGGCCGGCTGCACCTCATGCGGAACGACCCGGCGCGCGCACTCGCCGCCGTGCGGGACTGCCTGAGCGGCACGGCGGGCGAGACGCGCCCGCTGGACAGCATCGCCGCCCTGCTGGTCGCCTCGGCCGCACACCGCCGCCTGGGAGCGGTGTCACTCTCCGCCGAACTGCTGGATCAGGCCCTGGAGCTGGCGGAGCCGCACCGGGCACGGCGGGTGTTCCTCGACGGCGGCCGGTCGGTCAGATCGCTCCTGACGATTCTCGTGCCGCCCAACGATCCACGCCTCCCCTTCGGCACCGAGATCCTCCGCCGGTTCGAACGCGGGGCGGTGAACCCCCAGGGCGAAGAGGCTCCGTCCCTGACCCAGTGTGAGCTGGCCGTACTCCGTTTCCTGCCGTCACACATGACCAACAAGGAGATCGCCGAGGACCTCTTCCTGTCGGTCAACACCGTCAAGACCCACCTGCGCTCGGTGTATCGCAAGCTCGGGGTCACGACCCGCCGGGAGGCGATCAACCAGGCCGCGCGACGGGGCTTCGTGTAG
- a CDS encoding biotin transporter BioY has protein sequence MPKFRRGSGFPTGDLARVSVFAALIAVLGLPGALNVFGNAVPITLQTFGVMLAGAILGTWRAALAIVVLLVLVAAGLPLLAGGRGGLGVFVGPSAGFLLGWLPGAALTGWIVERGGRSPGIARLLTACLAGGVGMIYLVGIPVQAAVAGISLGQAALLSVAFLPGDAIKAILASIVVRGTQRAYPDAIPAVHRERLSAARKG, from the coding sequence ATGCCGAAGTTCCGACGGGGAAGCGGATTCCCCACCGGGGACCTCGCCCGGGTCAGCGTCTTCGCGGCGTTGATCGCCGTGCTCGGCCTTCCGGGCGCTCTGAACGTCTTCGGCAACGCGGTGCCGATCACGTTGCAGACGTTCGGGGTCATGCTCGCCGGCGCGATCCTGGGCACGTGGCGGGCGGCCCTGGCCATCGTCGTACTGCTCGTGCTGGTGGCCGCGGGCCTGCCGCTGCTGGCCGGCGGCCGTGGCGGACTGGGCGTCTTCGTGGGGCCGTCGGCGGGGTTCCTGCTCGGCTGGCTCCCCGGCGCGGCCCTGACCGGCTGGATCGTCGAACGCGGCGGCCGCAGTCCGGGCATCGCGCGACTGCTGACGGCCTGCCTGGCCGGCGGAGTCGGGATGATCTACCTCGTCGGCATTCCCGTGCAGGCGGCCGTCGCCGGGATCTCGCTGGGGCAGGCGGCCCTGCTCAGCGTCGCCTTCCTGCCCGGCGACGCGATCAAGGCGATACTGGCCTCGATCGTGGTGAGGGGCACCCAGCGGGCCTACCCCGATGCGATCCCGGCCGTCCACCGCGAGCGGCTCAGCGCCGCCAGGAAGGGCTGA
- a CDS encoding class I adenylate-forming enzyme family protein, whose translation MPVAAQVLRHASIRPDRPAVRGPGGELSYAGFARRVRGVAARLSGRGAGRGTLVAISLADPVDLLTVVLAADLAGATPLLCDPSWDARVREAIPADLRVDVMPPIADGPQTWPDPLPGDRAWACFGSGSTGRPRAVVRTRASWTASFQRVSELAGIGSDDVVLVPGPLTSSLYGFAAVHALAAGATVLVPGRWSPGTLAAQLRGATVAHLVPHYLPAVLDALREGAESSLRTVVIGGAALPAGLHERAADAGVRVMSYYGATELSFVAVDTDGSGLRPFPGVRIEVRTPPGESLGEVWVRSPWLSEGYLADAVGPLRVDGDGWMSVGDVAEPYRPGEALRLRGRGDGAIQTGGATVVPEDVEEVLRSVPGVGDIVVVGSPHPDLGAVVTAILEVGAGAPPPRATLEAVARGGLDAAQRPRRWYAVESLPRTPAGKPARGLVAARLAGGDHDLRRLN comes from the coding sequence ATGCCGGTCGCCGCACAAGTACTGCGACACGCCTCCATCCGCCCGGACCGGCCCGCGGTGCGCGGTCCGGGAGGCGAGCTGAGCTACGCCGGGTTCGCGCGGAGGGTCCGCGGCGTGGCGGCGCGTCTGTCCGGGCGGGGGGCCGGCCGTGGCACGCTGGTCGCGATCAGCCTGGCGGATCCGGTGGATCTGCTCACCGTCGTGCTGGCGGCGGACCTGGCCGGGGCCACGCCGCTGTTGTGCGACCCCTCCTGGGACGCGCGGGTGCGGGAGGCGATCCCGGCGGACCTGCGCGTCGACGTGATGCCGCCCATCGCGGACGGCCCGCAGACGTGGCCGGATCCCCTCCCCGGCGATCGCGCGTGGGCCTGCTTCGGCTCCGGCAGCACGGGCCGTCCGCGAGCGGTGGTGCGCACCCGCGCGTCGTGGACGGCGTCGTTTCAGCGGGTGAGCGAGCTCGCCGGGATCGGTTCCGACGACGTCGTGCTGGTGCCGGGGCCGCTGACCTCCTCGCTGTACGGCTTCGCGGCCGTGCACGCGCTGGCCGCCGGGGCGACGGTCCTCGTGCCGGGCCGCTGGTCGCCCGGCACGCTGGCCGCGCAGCTCCGCGGGGCGACCGTGGCCCACCTCGTGCCGCACTACCTGCCCGCGGTGCTGGACGCCCTGCGCGAGGGGGCCGAGAGCTCGCTGCGGACGGTCGTGATCGGCGGAGCGGCCCTGCCTGCCGGACTGCACGAGCGCGCGGCGGACGCCGGTGTGCGCGTGATGTCCTACTACGGCGCCACCGAGCTGTCCTTCGTCGCCGTGGACACCGACGGTTCGGGGCTGCGCCCCTTCCCCGGGGTGCGGATCGAGGTCAGGACGCCGCCGGGTGAGTCCCTGGGGGAGGTGTGGGTGCGCTCGCCCTGGCTGTCCGAGGGGTATCTGGCCGACGCGGTGGGCCCGCTGAGGGTCGACGGCGACGGCTGGATGAGCGTCGGCGACGTGGCGGAGCCGTACCGGCCCGGCGAGGCCCTGCGGCTGCGCGGCCGCGGCGACGGCGCGATCCAGACCGGCGGGGCCACCGTCGTGCCCGAGGACGTCGAGGAGGTGCTCAGGAGCGTGCCGGGGGTGGGCGACATCGTGGTGGTGGGCTCGCCGCACCCGGACCTGGGCGCGGTGGTGACGGCGATCCTGGAGGTGGGCGCGGGGGCGCCGCCGCCGAGGGCGACCCTGGAGGCGGTCGCGCGCGGCGGGCTGGACGCGGCCCAGCGGCCACGCCGCTGGTACGCCGTGGAGAGCCTGCCCCGCACCCCTGCGGGCAAGCCGGCTCGCGGGCTCGTCGCCGCCCGCCTGGCCGGCGGCGACCATGACCTGCGGCGGCTGAACTGA
- a CDS encoding thiolase family protein, whose product MGEAPVIVAARRTPIGTAAHAFKAVTADRLAAPVLGALARDVAFLGAPIEDVVLGNCMGPGGNLARVSALGAGLGEAVPGVTVDRQCGSGLAAILMAGQAIRGEEMELVIAGGAESASTAPLRAHRGPAGEPAVPYERAPFTPEGHPDPDMGAAAEALAGACGVDRDRQDRYACESHAKAVAAREAGRFEEEIVPIEGRAQDQRPRLLRQASLSRLPAAFVHGGSVTAGNSSPISDGAAAVVLVSERLRAAAGVPGLRLRAGVVVGCDPALPGWGPVPAVRRLLGRTGVSMERIAAVEIVEAFAAQTLAVTDALGLDPLGADRDRVCADGGALALGHPWGATGAVVVTRLFTRLVRSGASPGTLGLATAAVGGGLGVAALFEVV is encoded by the coding sequence ATGGGCGAGGCACCGGTCATCGTGGCGGCCCGCCGCACACCGATCGGCACCGCCGCGCACGCGTTCAAGGCGGTGACGGCCGATCGGCTGGCGGCGCCCGTCCTCGGCGCGCTCGCCCGCGACGTGGCCTTCCTGGGCGCGCCGATCGAGGACGTGGTGCTCGGCAACTGCATGGGGCCCGGCGGGAACCTCGCGCGCGTCTCGGCGCTGGGCGCGGGACTGGGTGAGGCCGTTCCCGGCGTCACCGTCGACCGGCAGTGCGGCAGCGGGCTGGCCGCGATCCTGATGGCCGGCCAGGCCATCCGCGGCGAGGAGATGGAGCTCGTCATCGCCGGTGGGGCCGAGAGCGCCTCCACCGCACCCCTCCGGGCCCACCGGGGACCGGCGGGTGAGCCCGCGGTGCCGTACGAGCGGGCGCCCTTCACCCCCGAGGGCCATCCGGATCCGGACATGGGCGCGGCGGCGGAGGCGCTCGCCGGCGCGTGCGGGGTGGACCGGGACCGTCAGGACCGTTACGCGTGCGAGAGCCACGCCAAGGCGGTGGCCGCCCGGGAGGCGGGCCGGTTCGAGGAGGAGATCGTCCCGATCGAGGGCCGGGCACAGGACCAGCGTCCGCGGCTCCTGCGGCAGGCGTCGCTGTCACGGCTGCCCGCGGCGTTCGTCCACGGAGGCTCGGTGACCGCCGGCAACTCCTCCCCGATCAGCGACGGCGCGGCGGCGGTCGTCCTCGTGTCGGAACGGCTGCGCGCGGCGGCGGGGGTGCCCGGGCTGCGGCTGCGGGCCGGCGTCGTCGTCGGGTGCGACCCCGCGCTGCCCGGCTGGGGTCCGGTGCCGGCCGTACGGCGGCTGCTCGGCCGTACGGGCGTGAGCATGGAACGGATCGCGGCGGTGGAGATCGTGGAGGCGTTCGCGGCCCAGACGCTGGCGGTGACCGACGCGCTCGGGCTCGACCCGCTGGGCGCCGACAGGGACCGGGTCTGCGCCGACGGCGGCGCCCTGGCCCTCGGCCATCCGTGGGGCGCCACCGGAGCCGTCGTGGTCACGCGGCTGTTCACCAGGCTCGTACGGTCGGGCGCGTCCCCGGGGACGCTGGGATTGGCGACGGCGGCGGTCGGCGGCGGCCTCGGGGTCGCCGCCCTGTTCGAGGTGGTCTGA
- a CDS encoding energy-coupling factor ABC transporter ATP-binding protein translates to MIELIDVHVRLGQREVLRGITVSLPEHRVGVIGANGSGKSTLARLVNGLALPTSGSVTVLGHDTRRHGARIRRRVGFLFTDPDAQIVMPTVAEDVAFSLRRRKLPKEEVRSRVAAVLERYGLAGHADHPAHHLSGGQKQLLALCSVLVLEPEILVMDEPTTLLDLRHSRLVAEALRDLPQQVIVVSHDLALLEDFDRVLVLDDGRITADDSPGAAVDHYRKTMA, encoded by the coding sequence GTGATCGAACTGATCGACGTCCATGTCCGGCTCGGACAGCGTGAGGTGCTGCGCGGCATCACCGTCTCGCTGCCCGAGCACCGGGTCGGTGTGATCGGGGCCAACGGTTCGGGCAAGAGCACCCTGGCCCGGCTGGTCAACGGCCTGGCCCTGCCGACCTCGGGCAGCGTCACCGTCCTCGGTCACGACACCCGCCGCCACGGGGCCAGGATCAGGCGCCGCGTCGGATTCCTGTTCACCGATCCCGACGCGCAGATCGTGATGCCGACCGTGGCCGAGGACGTCGCCTTCTCCTTGCGCCGCAGGAAACTCCCGAAGGAGGAGGTCCGGAGCAGGGTCGCCGCCGTGCTGGAGCGGTACGGCCTGGCCGGGCACGCCGACCATCCCGCCCATCACCTGTCGGGCGGGCAGAAACAGCTGCTCGCGCTGTGCTCGGTCCTGGTGCTCGAACCCGAGATCCTCGTCATGGACGAGCCGACGACGCTGCTGGACCTGCGCCACTCCCGCCTGGTCGCCGAAGCGCTGCGCGATCTGCCCCAGCAGGTGATCGTGGTCAGCCACGATCTCGCCCTGCTGGAGGACTTCGACCGCGTGCTGGTCCTGGACGACGGCCGGATCACGGCCGACGACTCGCCGGGGGCGGCCGTCGACCACTACCGGAAGACCATGGCGTGA
- a CDS encoding energy-coupling factor transporter transmembrane component T family protein — MNGLTGAYVPGDSLLHRLPAGAKLLGLAASCTVLLLLSAPVSMAVAAVVAALLFALSGVGAAAAWAQLRPIRWFAAALFTMQALVVDLPTAVSSTARVVLAVALAGLVTLTTRTSDLMACLERCLSPARWVGLDPFRLSLLLSLTIRSVPVIAALATRVREAQRARGVERSVRAFAVPLVVSALRHADALGEALSARGLDD, encoded by the coding sequence GTGAACGGGCTCACCGGCGCCTACGTGCCGGGGGACTCCCTCCTGCACCGCCTGCCGGCCGGAGCCAAGCTCCTGGGGCTGGCCGCCTCGTGCACGGTGCTCCTCCTCCTGAGCGCTCCGGTGTCGATGGCGGTCGCCGCGGTCGTGGCCGCCCTGCTGTTCGCCCTTTCGGGGGTGGGCGCGGCGGCGGCCTGGGCGCAGCTCCGCCCGATCCGCTGGTTCGCCGCGGCCCTGTTCACCATGCAGGCGCTGGTCGTGGACCTGCCGACCGCCGTCTCCTCCACGGCCCGTGTCGTCCTGGCCGTCGCCCTGGCCGGACTGGTCACCCTCACGACGCGGACCTCGGACCTGATGGCCTGCCTGGAGCGCTGCCTGTCCCCCGCGCGGTGGGTGGGACTCGACCCGTTCCGGCTGTCCCTGCTGCTCTCCCTCACCATCCGCAGCGTGCCGGTCATCGCCGCCCTGGCCACCCGGGTACGGGAGGCCCAGCGCGCCAGAGGAGTGGAGCGGAGCGTGCGGGCCTTCGCCGTACCGCTGGTGGTCAGCGCGTTGCGGCACGCGGACGCGCTGGGCGAGGCGCTCAGCGCCCGCGGCCTGGACGACTGA
- a CDS encoding DinB family protein, translating to MTVNELTGHDTADAPVATGERADLLAMLAKHRHFLRFPTRDLTDEQAGQRSTVSELCLGGLIKHMTAGERSWTDFILNGPSAMGDFADMTEADWARRDDEFRLLPGETLAGVLADYAEVARRTDELVVTLPDLDATQPLPKAPWFEADTRWSARRVLMHLITETAQHAGHADIIREALDGAKSMG from the coding sequence ATGACCGTCAACGAACTGACCGGCCACGACACCGCTGACGCGCCCGTCGCCACCGGCGAACGCGCCGACCTGCTGGCGATGCTGGCCAAGCACCGGCACTTCCTGCGCTTCCCCACCCGTGACCTCACCGACGAGCAGGCCGGGCAGCGGAGCACCGTCAGCGAGCTGTGCCTGGGCGGACTGATCAAGCACATGACCGCGGGCGAGCGGTCCTGGACGGACTTCATCCTGAACGGCCCGTCGGCGATGGGCGACTTCGCCGACATGACCGAGGCCGACTGGGCCCGAAGGGACGACGAGTTCCGGCTGCTGCCCGGTGAGACGCTGGCCGGTGTGCTGGCCGACTACGCCGAGGTGGCCCGCCGGACCGACGAGCTGGTCGTCACCCTGCCCGACCTGGACGCCACCCAGCCGCTGCCGAAGGCCCCGTGGTTCGAGGCCGACACGCGATGGTCGGCCCGCCGGGTGCTGATGCACCTCATCACCGAGACCGCCCAGCACGCCGGCCACGCCGACATCATCCGCGAGGCCCTGGACGGCGCCAAGAGCATGGGCTGA
- a CDS encoding helix-turn-helix transcriptional regulator — protein MANTSARTLRLLSLLQTHRYWQGGELAERLGVSPRTLRRDIDRLRELGYPVEAQRGVDGGYQLAAGAALPPLVVDDEEAVALVVGLQAAAQGAVEGIAESSVRVLAKVVQVMPARLRRQVEALRAMTVPDGWNGPEGEGIDPGALTAVALACRDSEQLRFSYTAADGRRTDRHVEPHRLVCLGRRWYLVAYDLTRHDWRSFRVDRLTAPQGDGSRFRSRDLPAADAAEFVRAGLGNLPRSYRVEVLIDAPAAVVRERIGRWGAVEEVDAGHCRVRMTVDSLDWPAMALGVIDADFHVLDPPELLDRVHNWGARFTRARLGEGAASG, from the coding sequence ATGGCGAACACCAGTGCTCGGACGCTGCGACTGCTGTCCCTGCTCCAGACCCACCGGTACTGGCAGGGCGGCGAACTGGCCGAGCGGCTGGGAGTCTCGCCCCGCACCCTGCGCCGGGACATCGACCGGCTGCGCGAGCTGGGCTATCCGGTCGAGGCGCAGCGCGGCGTGGACGGCGGCTACCAGCTCGCCGCGGGCGCGGCACTGCCGCCGTTGGTGGTCGACGACGAGGAGGCGGTCGCCCTGGTCGTGGGCCTGCAGGCCGCCGCGCAGGGCGCGGTGGAGGGCATCGCCGAGTCCTCGGTGCGGGTGCTGGCCAAGGTGGTGCAGGTGATGCCGGCCCGGCTGCGGCGCCAGGTCGAGGCGCTGCGCGCGATGACCGTGCCCGACGGCTGGAACGGCCCGGAAGGGGAGGGCATCGACCCGGGCGCGCTCACCGCGGTCGCGCTGGCCTGCCGGGACAGCGAACAGCTCCGCTTCTCCTACACCGCCGCCGACGGCCGGCGCACCGACCGGCACGTCGAACCGCATCGCCTGGTCTGTCTCGGCCGCCGCTGGTATCTGGTCGCCTACGACCTGACCCGGCACGACTGGCGCAGTTTCCGGGTCGACCGGCTCACCGCGCCGCAGGGCGACGGCTCCCGGTTCCGGTCCCGCGACCTGCCCGCCGCCGACGCCGCCGAGTTCGTCCGCGCCGGGCTGGGCAACCTGCCCCGCTCGTACCGGGTGGAGGTCCTCATCGACGCCCCGGCCGCGGTCGTGCGCGAACGGATCGGCAGGTGGGGCGCGGTCGAGGAGGTCGACGCCGGGCACTGCCGGGTGCGCATGACCGTCGACTCCCTGGACTGGCCGGCCATGGCACTGGGCGTGATCGACGCCGATTTCCACGTCCTCGACCCGCCCGAACTGCTCGACCGGGTCCACAACTGGGGAGCCCGGTTCACCCGTGCCCGGCTCGGCGAAGGGGCCGCCAGCGGGTGA
- a CDS encoding YqjF family protein: MTDRREVFCDADIVSLTPAVPEPVTADPPRSTPSPLLTQSWLDMAFLHWAADPADVAPLLPPGVVPDTLGGVTYVGLVAFRMHRIGWLRLPGIPYLGTFPETNVRLYSVDAHGRRGVVFRSLDASRLIPVIVARTAFRLPYVWSRMAIRRRGDTITYTSTRRLPGPRGAHSRITVRTGERIEDPTELEHFLTARWGMHNAFFGRPMYLPNTHPRWPLHRADLVECDEDLIAAAGLPEPAGPPVSVLYSPGVPVRFGRPTRPGGVPAP; encoded by the coding sequence GTGACGGACAGGCGCGAGGTGTTCTGCGATGCTGACATCGTGTCGCTCACGCCCGCCGTCCCGGAGCCCGTCACAGCCGACCCGCCCCGCTCCACCCCGAGCCCTCTGCTCACCCAGTCGTGGCTCGACATGGCCTTCCTCCACTGGGCCGCCGACCCCGCGGACGTGGCGCCCCTGCTGCCGCCGGGAGTCGTCCCCGACACCCTCGGCGGGGTCACCTACGTCGGCCTCGTCGCCTTCCGGATGCACCGCATCGGCTGGTTACGGCTCCCCGGCATCCCCTACCTGGGCACCTTCCCCGAGACCAACGTCCGCCTCTATTCGGTGGACGCCCACGGGCGGCGCGGCGTGGTCTTCCGCTCGCTCGACGCCTCCCGGCTGATCCCGGTGATCGTCGCTCGAACCGCCTTCCGCCTGCCGTACGTGTGGTCCCGGATGGCCATCCGCCGGCGCGGCGACACCATCACCTACACCAGCACGCGGCGTCTGCCCGGACCGCGCGGCGCGCACAGCCGGATCACCGTACGGACCGGCGAGCGCATCGAGGATCCCACCGAGCTCGAACACTTCCTGACCGCCCGCTGGGGCATGCACAACGCCTTCTTCGGGCGGCCGATGTACCTGCCGAACACCCATCCGCGCTGGCCCCTGCACCGAGCCGACCTGGTCGAGTGCGACGAAGACCTGATAGCCGCGGCAGGACTGCCCGAGCCGGCCGGGCCGCCGGTGAGCGTGCTGTACTCACCGGGCGTCCCCGTACGTTTCGGGCGTCCCACCCGTCCGGGCGGCGTCCCGGCGCCCTAG
- a CDS encoding winged helix-turn-helix transcriptional regulator, translated as MKRTPFAEWPCSIARSVDLLGDWWTPLVLREAFYGTRRFDDIQRNLRIGRNILTQRLKRLVEEGMLERVPYQERPKRYEYVLTEKGRDFFPVLAAMMRWGDKWLSPDGPPINLLHHGHDTHAEVVCAECREPLELRAVSATLGPGFPEHLRARPDVSGRFPDDATVD; from the coding sequence ATGAAGCGCACGCCGTTCGCCGAGTGGCCCTGCTCCATCGCCCGATCCGTCGACCTGCTGGGCGACTGGTGGACGCCGCTCGTGCTCCGCGAGGCCTTCTACGGCACCCGGCGCTTCGACGACATCCAGCGCAACCTGCGCATCGGCCGCAACATCCTCACCCAGCGGCTCAAGCGGCTGGTCGAGGAGGGAATGCTCGAACGCGTTCCGTACCAGGAGCGGCCCAAGCGGTACGAATACGTGCTCACCGAGAAGGGTCGTGACTTCTTCCCGGTCCTGGCCGCCATGATGCGCTGGGGCGACAAGTGGCTCTCCCCCGACGGCCCGCCGATCAACCTGCTGCACCACGGCCACGACACCCATGCCGAGGTCGTCTGCGCCGAGTGCCGGGAGCCCCTCGAACTCCGCGCCGTGTCCGCCACGCTCGGCCCCGGTTTCCCCGAGCACCTGCGCGCCCGCCCCGACGTCTCCGGCCGCTTCCCGGACGACGCGACCGTGGACTGA